The DNA region TACTCGTAGTCGTTCGTTTCTAACCGCTATGTATTATAGCtagtacgtatatacttatttaatgTTTCGTCAAGTTCGATCATGTTATctaatgtatttacatatttatctatccaatATGCATTTACGAACTTATCAGCACATacttcatatttatatatgtatatgtctattatacattattcaGATTTAATAGTATTGAGTGATTATTGTCTGACTTTTGGACTGGCAATATCGATTGTCTCCTTTACGGACTTTGCTTCTTCAAATGTTATCAAATAGTTATCGATCAAAGACACTTCATTCtatattttctgaaaattgttttatttaataatatcaaaatttaataatgaagtTTTCAGTGATGATCTCAGAAAAAATCATCATCCCTTATCGTTAAtagaattaatcgatttataatgtctttttatttcgtaactTTCGATCGTAccaatattatctatatttatctgttaatataattttcattaattaatttcattaattcgtGTATTTCAAAAAAGTTTAATAACTAATGAATTTCGAGAGAGATGGTGCAGTTGATGTTGAAATTTCTGGAAAGTTTATATTGATGACGTCAGTAGTATGCCGCCTTTAGATAAGATAATGTTTTAAACGTTTGTACGATAAGGCAAAAGCAAttcctccttttatttctttccaaatCCAACAAGAATATTCTAATAACTAAAAATACTCTTTTTGACATGAGCGAGGACGAATCCTCTGACGACAAGTCAGAGACGATTTCTCGCTTACTGACCCTCTTGTCTATTTTCAAACGCTAAGAACCTCGTGAGAagtctcactcactcattcactcactcactcactcactcactcactcactcactcgttGGCTGGCtacttctctccctttctctctttctcctttcatccTTCCCTTCacaattccttctttttttcctcttttgtgTGTTCTTCTCCCTAgttttcgatcgaagaaattagGACGACGAGTTATATGCCATTTCAAGTCGTTTTCACTCATTAGTACCTACAAATCGTTTGAacaattttctccttttcgaaGAATTCAATGGAATGTGAAACATCGTGCAATAAATCGGAAcgactttttttgtttaattatttttttttctgtttcttttctttctttgttatttttaaaattctattaggcaatcaatcgaaaagaaatatgtattgtacttcgaaatatttcttcatgTTCGAAACGATCTTTATTAGTGTATCGgtattaattacatttgatGACAATGTAGTTTCATTGTTTAATgaagaaattgttttcttttttctcttttccatttacTTTGACAATATTTATACAGgtatctgtatgtgtgtgtaaattttattgtttatttttcgatatgaTTTCGATAtgaaacgtttgaaatattaattcgatgCATCGGAAATTTATGAGTGGATTTGTCGAGAAGTactagaaaaaagatacaaaataaatttctttctcttttttttttttttttttttttttttaacatatctacatatgtaaaataattattaattagttacTTCAATGTattgatgaatttttaatgatacaaaaaatactctttcttcttttttacttgatTCTATtcgtgtatataattttttatgtttgttCTATTTgttgtatgtaataatataatatctataaaaaataattattaattaatatatttcaaatgtatGAACAAATTTTTGCAAAACGTGTAAAATAATGATCAATTAGTttaacgaatattatatttttataataactttgttatatacatattaatatagatagatatatattcgaaactttatttataaaaataaagtctaTTCATGTTCGAACAGCTTGCCAATATTTAATAGATTCAAAGtaaacaaatgtatataatacgtatctgcattgaaatatatacaacatGTATCATTAGGAATAAATCGATACGTTTCTTTAGCTTCAACGAGCAAAATCGATACTAGATAGAAACGACATGGactctatctcttccttttaatCTCGCACATGTTATAAATTTGgcaaaatacatacatacatagcttTCTTTATCTTGACAATCTCGAAAGTCGAAGTAGTCGAGAtcgtaaatgaatatttttcgatcaaaGTTCAAACGAGAGatcaaagttttcttttttgctctatttatctttctctttttctttttttttctctctctctatatatatatatatctttttttatttttttaatggaatggAGCGCCGagagaataaacaaaatagaaaaagaagagcaaGAAGATCTATAAACATATCAAAGTGTATAATAAAGTTGTGAACTTTGCTCTTATGTCGCTAATATACCAAACAACGAAGTGATTGCGGTTGCGATTGCGGTTGATACGACATTAAATAATAGTGAGCAAAAAGGGGAGGGGTTGGTGATGATGATGCAAAAGTAGGGGTGAGGGgagacaaaaaatagaaaaagcaaATAGAAACGAAGGCTGCAAGTGATgagaatttttgtttgtttgttcttcgAATACTAACcagatcattttcattttcgtgttgtctttcctttttttttgggaATGATTTTTCTTGCAGTGCCATTAATCCGCATCAgcgagaaataagagagagtaCCTGAAGTTAATCGATCGGAAGTAAGCATAAACTGGGTCGCCACCATGATCGTGGAGGACAAACCGTGAGTTTGTAGAGCAACtctgaaagagagacagaaatgtAGACTCGTTGACACTACGCTCATTATTTTGCTGCACGCATCCACGATTGACAAAGCCCTTTTCACAATTTCTGATTGATTATCGCTTAGTGTTTCCTATAAGTCGAACTTtgatcttacttttttctttctactttttttttcttttcctttttttctttagtcttTGTTTATTCAAATCTTACGCACAAAAGAACgcactctcttcttttacatttattttgttgaaaatattttagtgGGGAATTATTGCCTGttttgatctttttatatattttggttataataataataataataataataataataacaacaacaattgtaattattgttattaataataataataatattattattattattcttatttaattaattggcACGAATTTTGTTAGAACCAGTCTTTGCACGCATTCGCAGTCAgcttgattatttatatagtacagttattttttcttctctttccattttaatattaattaaatttataataaatattataattatttatgtgtgtatatgtatgtgattcacacacgcatataattatataattatataattaatcttatattataattgattataatataacgattatataatattatatatcatattatataatcggATTTGTTTCGGTTCatcttataatattacatagaaatattattctataatattatagaataattatatataatgttataagataaattttcaataatataatatgaaaggaattatataattaaattatgtatatatatatatatttctttaatataattttgtatatattttcttgcttgaaaatattttaacatatacaCGAtacgtttattcttttttttttgctttctttgcATGAatagaaacatttaaaaagtAGGTCATTATGTCTGGTCTGCCATtgttattaaaacatttcttttcattcgtcgaTAGTACCTTAGTTGCATTGGTAAACAAGCAAGATTTTTATTcatctgcatatatatatatatatatatatatatatatgcattgtatatgtattcttttatatatataaaaattaaattatcaaatttcaaGGTGGGTTGAGTGCATCGTTTATAGCATTGAATTTTATCGACTCTttatacacgcacacagagaaacttttattataaataaccttttctcattcgatcatggtgttttttatttacttctctcttcttttcttatcggaATTATTGCTCACACtctgataatataattttttttttactttttcctttaatacGGGTCAGTGACAAACCGacgacaattttttattacatttatatttcgttcacttgttcgtcttttctttctttctttctttttttttcttattcatttcattttaacgtaaagaaaaatttaataatttttttctttcattcttttcatttttatatgtagTAGAAAATTGATACTCGTTCAATCtgtgaataaaaaattcttcattgattattatgtatagttccgtaatatattacatttctcCGACACACACCATATTTGGAAATTTTACTTCTGAaacaccctctctctctctctctttctctctctctttttctctttttctttctctcccttacTTACTCTTATTGtcattctccttttctctcttcgttgttAATTATCGTTGATAAATAGAGATCGACAATTATAGTTGGCACGAATAGTTACGAAACgttatgtaaatgtatatgttcACGCAGTAGCAAATAATAGGATAGAATTTGTTATgagattaattaacaatttgaaattcgaatgaattgtattatttatgaaacttGATGTATGCTGAaattcaatctttctctctctctctctctctctctctctctctctctctctctttctctctctctcatattattattattattattattattattattaggataaatttaataaaaaaatattctaatataatcatataaaattcatatcaaGGTGGATTTGTAAtctgtgtgagagagagaaagagacaaggggggagggagagagagagagagagagagagagagagagagagagagagagagagagagagagagagagagagagagagagagtttatcAAGGCTTGTGAAAGACAACGTTCAAAGTCCACTGAATAAACTTAGTTTCGTCTTACTTCATcgaaatatacatgtatctatatgtgtacatatatatacatatgtatcttgAGAAactttatttgaataatttcgtaATTAGCTTACTTAATTAATCCTGGTTTACTTcttcaccttcttcttcttcttcttcttcttcttcttttttctttttttaaattattgttcTTATCTATTTACATCGCCTAACTTTATTCATCGTTCAAAGTTCTTTTATGCTAAATATCCAATTATTATGcgagatttttcttcttatcgtttATCATACTCTTTATAGCTTCttaatacttctttttttctttctaactttttctccttctttattcctttttttttattttctccattCAACAAACTTGTGACAAGTTAATAACTTCTATTAAAATGCAACGAATGACCTAATAATAACCATTTATTTcctcattataattatttatgaagaacgaagtcttttctctttaaattaaacgatttcctattaattgatatttaaaatccttttaaatagaaaactaCTTATGTATCTTtgtttctatgtatgtatgtatgtttatatataaacatattatattaaagaCTTTGCATATTACGTATAGACATATAAggtttataaaagaaaaattataagaagttgttagaaagaaaaaatatataaaaagaattgcgtgagaatttaatttacaaatgaatgtcattgtaaaaaaatttgtacatacattcaacgtcgaaatttcttttagtTCAGCCTTTAAACGATACGAGGTTCATCCATCATTTTCTTGTATGCTTATCGTTGAAACAAGTCGacttacgtataaatataacatatatattcatcgcTCGATTTGCCGTGTTTATTCTTACTTCCAAAGGAATCCGTTAGCctggataaaaataaacttgaATATCGTCGACCCTTGAAGTGCAATAGTgcatttatgtacgtatactaCATGGAATCGGGTCactatttacatacatacatacatagatgcatTGGCGTTTCgtccaattttattttacaagttctcttttatttgttctatttgaatttattgagtatctatttattcattcataataatcgataaatataatataatatattatataatatattgtaaagtATCGATAAGTATATATCTCTTATCATCAtcagcattattattattattattagtagtaaattgctttacgtttttatttatacttctttatatatgcatCCAATGCACGATTGATAACGCAGCATGCTGCATCAAACATCTGCTTATTATCTTATAAGAgtaaagagatataaaatttcgtttaaattattctatctTGGAATGTTTAGTTTCAATACGTTCGTTCTGATAGAATAAGATacaatattatagtattattatattattatattattaataaaaattattcttctttttctttttcttttttttgaattttttattaataaaaaatcatcagACTCGAACgtattaaatatcgaaaatgttaaaatgttAATAGTAAAATTGGTGGATCACATTTTTAGAGAGATGGAAAGCTTCTGGATCACCAGTGCGATCAACGCGATCAAAGCTTTATCGTACTTGTACGACCTGCTGACCTTCCCAGTCTATCTTATCCTTCAACGGCCatgggaaaaaaggaaggccTCAAGAAGGATCAAAGCACGTCCTATCAGCAAGAGCGAAAATTCGATCACTTATAGAAGCGTTGATTCACCTGGTCCAATGCATATCAAgctcgaacgagaaaaaatttgtacgCTCGAAAAGGTCTTGCTTTGGGTCACTAAAATACATGGTGAAAAAAAGTGTCTTGGTACTAGACAAATCCTTGCTGAGGAGGATGAGGTTCAACCTAATGGAAGGATCTTTAAAAAGGTAGatagttctatatatatatatatagatatagatatagatatacaataacattttttatttgaggAAGAAGATAGGATTTTCTGATCAAGAATTGTTCAATCGAAAGATGTatcttaatttaaatatttctagataaattttttttaatgatattttgtaAAGTCATCAAATCTTTCGACTGAAACGATTAGATTAAATAGAACGTCGTAGCTCGTATGTTTTGAATAATTAGAATGATCTATgaaactttatataaaaattgtaatgtaAATGTTCCACTCAATTCTCTTTTTAGTATAAAATGGGAGAATACAGATGGAAATCCTTCGTGGATGTTGAAAGATTGGCGGCTTCCTTTAGTCGAGGATTGGTCGAGAATGGTCTCACTCTACGTAAGAACATAGTAATTTTTGCTGAGACCAGGGCGGAATGGATGATCGCAGCCCACGCTTGTTTCAAACAAAATCTAACAGTGGTAACAATCTACGCGACACTTGGAGACGATGCTATAGCCCATGGTATTAATGAGACCGAAGTTGACACAGTTATTACTAGCCATGATTTGTTACCGAAATTTAAACGACTTTTACATGTGTTACCTGAagttaagaatattatttatatggaGGATCAACTTAAGCAAACTGTAACAAATGGTTACAAggtaatgtaataaaaatacattagaACAATTAGATCTAGTCATCTACATTGTATAACCATTTAGTgtgaaaaagattattttgttCAGTTATATTCTCAAAgagagtaattaaaaataattaattaattactctagatattatatatattgattaaatttttacgtGTTCACTTAGGAGTTAACTTTAATcaactttaattaaattctgcATATCGACTTGTTATTAGGAAGGAGTACGACTGATGCCATTCTCAGATATTATTGCAGCAGGCAACACGTCTAAAGCAGTGGTAGTTTCACCAAAAGCCGATGACACTGctattattatgtatacatCAGGTTCAACGGGTGTACCAAAAGGTGTCTTACTTAGTCACAGAAACATTATGGCAACCTTAAAAGCGTTCTGCAATGCTGTTGAAATTAAATcagatgatatttttcttggaTTCCTACCACTTGCTCATGTTTTCGAACTTCTTGCTGAAAGTGTATGCTTACTTACTGGTGTACCTATTGGTTATAGTTCACCTCTTACAATGATTGATTCAAGTAGCAAGATTCAACGAGGCTCCAAGGGTGATGCTTCCGTTCTTCATCCTACTTGTATGACTGCAGTAccggtaaaatatttttttttctatttatattagattattatgtaaaaaaaatgattatattattgcttttattattgattgattattattattaatgattatattattaaaattattgttgaTTTCAGCTTATCCTAGATAGGGTATCTAAAGGTATAAatgagaaagtgaaaaaattaGGACCTTTCAAATCAGCCATCTTTAATACTGCTTATcactataaattaaaatggtACAATCGTGGATATGATACTCCTCTGCTCGACAAATACATCTTTGGTACAGTCAAGCAAATTCTTGGTGGTCAGTTGAGACTTATTCTCTCTGGTGGTGCACCTTTAAGTCCTGAAACTCACATTCAAGTAAAATTGTGTCTCTGTGTCACCGTTACTCAAGGATATGGTCTTACAGAAACTTGTTCTTGTGCTACTGTCATGGAtagtatgtatttttatatccttccTTGTGAtgcaatttttgaaaaaaagtatatatatatattagtttacttttcttattatttatataaaatatttttctttttttttttttgttttattatgtaGCATATGATAGAAGTATTGGAAGAGTTGGACCTCCAACAACAACTTGTGATATTCGTCTTGAGAATTGGGAAGAAGCTGGTTACCGAGTAACAGATTTACCGAATCCAAGGGGTGAGATCGTTATTGGAGGTGAAAACGTCTCAGTTGGCTATTATAAGTTACctgagaaaacaaaagaggaTTTCTTCCAGGAGGATGGTAGACAATGGTTCAGAACCGGTGATATCGGTGAATTTCATCCTGATGGTTCTGTGGAGATCATAGGTAATAATATACTCTTGATAtcgtttaacttttttcttttttcgaagttttatatatatatatatatatatatatatatatatatatatatatatataaattatacgcacacacacatttattgaattattgattctagatcgaaagaaagatttgaTCAAATTACAACTAGGTGAATATGTTTCATTGGGTAAAGTCGAAACAGAATTAAAGACATGTCCAGTCGTAGAAAACATTTGTGTTTATGGAGATGGAAGTAAGAATTACACTGTAGCACTAGTAGTACCTAATCATCATATTCTCGAAGAAATTGCTTCCAATATTGGCATTGTCGGAAAGAGTTTTGAGGAACTTTGCGAAGATCCAATGGTGGAAAAAGCAGTACTTGAAGAGTTGATCGAGCATTCTAAGAAATGTAAGAAGAATCGGTTGCATTATTATcctttaattatatcgatctcGTTCGTACTCAcatcatacatttttttatttttaacaggtCAGTTACAAAAGTTTGAAATACCTGGTGCAGTGAAACTTTGTCCTGAACAATGGTCACCCGACATGGGTCTTGTAACAGCTGCGTTTAAACTTAAGAGAAAGGCTGTACAGGAACGTTATCAACATGAAATTAATAGAATGTATGCTTCGTGATGTCGAGCTAAAATGTGCACGAAGTGTAAGGAgtaatttgtataaaagaaaagaaggaaagaaaaaaaaaaggaacaaacaaacaaacaaataaataaacaaaaaaaaatgtctaagGAAGGCCACCCTCGTCCGATGGAATAGTACCTCGAGAAACTTTAGACATTGTTTTAtctgataattataaaataatttttaaaaacagattattattaacgaagaaacgagTTGAGTCCTTGTATAACGAAAGTTATAAGCTTCGTAGTGTCTTTTGTTATTGTCTTCCGATAGTAAACAGGTTCGATTTAcgttttcatcgttttatatacatacatacatacatatatatatatatatatatatatatatatatatatatgtatgaggaGATTAAAAGAGTTGTATCTCTCGATGAATATTGTGAAAATTCCATGTTAAAGCGATTctattaagaatatatttttatctaatatgaATGATACAAATAgtaagaagatagagaaagagagtggaacaaaaaaaagagcctagtaagtaaataaaaataataataaagtgtcGAGAGATATACAGAGCGAGTGGGGTaggaggaacaaaaaaaaaaacaaatggtGCAAGACGACCATCCTCTATtgttaacataaataatagggaaaaaaagggacgtcgtttataagattaaatttttatttatgttcttctttttcaacaaTGGTCACATGATATTGTTTAGTACgcgtttttaatattacgtCCGAGGGAATTTATCTAAACAGTAGTAATGCGTGGATCGACCGAGGATGAACATTCTGCAAACGAACTGATTGCGTAAGTTCACGAATCGTACTGTGTACTTACTTTAAGTATTATAAGTAATCGCCGAGCTTAGGGAATATATGGAAGAGGGCtacttggaaaaaaaaagaacaaaaaaaaatatatatataaagaaaaaaaaaaataaaataaataaataaaataaaacaaaacaaaacaataaaagaaaacccaaaaaaaaagaagaaaacaagttaaaaaaaataataataataaattgtcgttatttcgattaactttgatgtatatatacatacatatatatatatatatatatatatatatatatatatatatatataatatagaagagagaaacgagagaaaagaaaaatgaatgacttttattacatataaacgaTTGATCGTTCCGCGTTATTAAGAGATGGTGTACattgttaaattaaacaacatagaaaaaaaactaagaaagaaaggaaggaaggaagaaaaaaaagaacaagcaAAAATTCGAAAGCATTTAACGTCGTCGACTGtatgcattttttctttttttctttttctttttttgatttttctaattccTGATTACCCTTGGGATTACTAATCAGGATTATACTCTCtgtcattttaatataataatagtattcgTGGATGATATGTATAtcggacaaaaaaaaaaccttgCCTACATTTTGCAgtgtcgatataaaaattataagaacacacatatacacacacccacagatatatatatatatatatatatatatatatatatatatatgtttttttctttttctttatcacgtatgtaacgtatgtatgcgtgttgGTCTctcttatcgttattaattgcatgcatacatttatgtacgcgtgtgtatgtacaagttgatgattaatatataagaaatgaaaaatatatagaagagagagggagagagagagagagagtgagggagagagggagagagaaagaaaggaaaaaagaaacgtgtgTAAGTCATGAGAGTTCAACAAAAGTGTGGAAATACGTGTGCATTGAATTTAGTCTTCCCGTTTTCTTGTGAATCCGTTGAATTTATTTTGCTGCGAACGACATTGagaaagtaaattattattacgagaatggaattttctttaaaaaattgaaatacgattattattatcatcttaaaaacattttataaaagtaattaaaaaaaaatgaaaaaaaaaaaattatataaagatgAAAGTACGATTGTGTATCATtgcaaaacattttttctctttctacataaaaaaattatatatatacacacacacacacacaaattattattattattattattattattattattaatattcatgtatataaacagaacattttctcttttcattcttctatttcacatattttttattaaaattgaccGCTGAATTAATGAAGATGcataagaattaaaaacaaatagagaAGTTAATATAGGCAGCTCGTCTTtcacatttcattttattttcttatcatcattatcatcatcatcatcatcatcatcatcatcatcatcatcattattattattatt from Vespula pensylvanica isolate Volc-1 chromosome 12, ASM1446617v1, whole genome shotgun sequence includes:
- the LOC122633608 gene encoding long-chain-fatty-acid--CoA ligase 3 isoform X2, whose amino-acid sequence is MIVEDKPEMESFWITSAINAIKALSYLYDLLTFPVYLILQRPWEKRKASRRIKARPISKSENSITYRSVDSPGPMHIKLEREKICTLEKVLLWVTKIHGEKKCLGTRQILAEEDEVQPNGRIFKKYKMGEYRWKSFVDVERLAASFSRGLVENGLTLRKNIVIFAETRAEWMIAAHACFKQNLTVVTIYATLGDDAIAHGINETEVDTVITSHDLLPKFKRLLHVLPEVKNIIYMEDQLKQTVTNGYKEGVRLMPFSDIIAAGNTSKAVVVSPKADDTAIIMYTSGSTGVPKGVLLSHRNIMATLKAFCNAVEIKSDDIFLGFLPLAHVFELLAESVCLLTGVPIGYSSPLTMIDSSSKIQRGSKGDASVLHPTCMTAVPLILDRVSKGINEKVKKLGPFKSAIFNTAYHYKLKWYNRGYDTPLLDKYIFGTVKQILGGQLRLILSGGAPLSPETHIQVKLCLCVTVTQGYGLTETCSCATVMDTYDRSIGRVGPPTTTCDIRLENWEEAGYRVTDLPNPRGEIVIGGENVSVGYYKLPEKTKEDFFQEDGRQWFRTGDIGEFHPDGSVEIIDRKKDLIKLQLGEYVSLGKVETELKTCPVVENICVYGDGSKNYTVALVVPNHHILEEIASNIGIVGKSFEELCEDPMVEKAVLEELIEHSKKCQLQKFEIPGAVKLCPEQWSPDMGLVTAAFKLKRKAVQERYQHEINRMYAS
- the LOC122633608 gene encoding long-chain-fatty-acid--CoA ligase 3 isoform X1; translation: MCSSSLKRREMESFWITSAINAIKALSYLYDLLTFPVYLILQRPWEKRKASRRIKARPISKSENSITYRSVDSPGPMHIKLEREKICTLEKVLLWVTKIHGEKKCLGTRQILAEEDEVQPNGRIFKKYKMGEYRWKSFVDVERLAASFSRGLVENGLTLRKNIVIFAETRAEWMIAAHACFKQNLTVVTIYATLGDDAIAHGINETEVDTVITSHDLLPKFKRLLHVLPEVKNIIYMEDQLKQTVTNGYKEGVRLMPFSDIIAAGNTSKAVVVSPKADDTAIIMYTSGSTGVPKGVLLSHRNIMATLKAFCNAVEIKSDDIFLGFLPLAHVFELLAESVCLLTGVPIGYSSPLTMIDSSSKIQRGSKGDASVLHPTCMTAVPLILDRVSKGINEKVKKLGPFKSAIFNTAYHYKLKWYNRGYDTPLLDKYIFGTVKQILGGQLRLILSGGAPLSPETHIQVKLCLCVTVTQGYGLTETCSCATVMDTYDRSIGRVGPPTTTCDIRLENWEEAGYRVTDLPNPRGEIVIGGENVSVGYYKLPEKTKEDFFQEDGRQWFRTGDIGEFHPDGSVEIIDRKKDLIKLQLGEYVSLGKVETELKTCPVVENICVYGDGSKNYTVALVVPNHHILEEIASNIGIVGKSFEELCEDPMVEKAVLEELIEHSKKCQLQKFEIPGAVKLCPEQWSPDMGLVTAAFKLKRKAVQERYQHEINRMYAS
- the LOC122633608 gene encoding long-chain-fatty-acid--CoA ligase 3 isoform X3; its protein translation is MESFWITSAINAIKALSYLYDLLTFPVYLILQRPWEKRKASRRIKARPISKSENSITYRSVDSPGPMHIKLEREKICTLEKVLLWVTKIHGEKKCLGTRQILAEEDEVQPNGRIFKKYKMGEYRWKSFVDVERLAASFSRGLVENGLTLRKNIVIFAETRAEWMIAAHACFKQNLTVVTIYATLGDDAIAHGINETEVDTVITSHDLLPKFKRLLHVLPEVKNIIYMEDQLKQTVTNGYKEGVRLMPFSDIIAAGNTSKAVVVSPKADDTAIIMYTSGSTGVPKGVLLSHRNIMATLKAFCNAVEIKSDDIFLGFLPLAHVFELLAESVCLLTGVPIGYSSPLTMIDSSSKIQRGSKGDASVLHPTCMTAVPLILDRVSKGINEKVKKLGPFKSAIFNTAYHYKLKWYNRGYDTPLLDKYIFGTVKQILGGQLRLILSGGAPLSPETHIQVKLCLCVTVTQGYGLTETCSCATVMDTYDRSIGRVGPPTTTCDIRLENWEEAGYRVTDLPNPRGEIVIGGENVSVGYYKLPEKTKEDFFQEDGRQWFRTGDIGEFHPDGSVEIIDRKKDLIKLQLGEYVSLGKVETELKTCPVVENICVYGDGSKNYTVALVVPNHHILEEIASNIGIVGKSFEELCEDPMVEKAVLEELIEHSKKCQLQKFEIPGAVKLCPEQWSPDMGLVTAAFKLKRKAVQERYQHEINRMYAS